Proteins co-encoded in one Setaria viridis chromosome 9, Setaria_viridis_v4.0, whole genome shotgun sequence genomic window:
- the LOC117841092 gene encoding cortical cell-delineating protein, with amino-acid sequence MAAKLALFLALSLLFAAAAHGCAPYCPGPVVPTPSHGHGGRCPIDALKLRVCANVLGLVKVGLPQYDQCCPLLQGLVDLDAAVCLCTAIKADVLGIHLNVPVSLNLILNKCGKICPADFTCPP; translated from the coding sequence ATGGCTGCCAAGCTCGCCCTCTTCCTGGCCCTGAGCctcctcttcgccgccgccgcgcacggctGCGCACCCTACTGCCCCGGCCCAGTCGTCCCGACGCCGTcccacggccacggcgggcgcTGCCCGATCGACGCGCTGAAGCTAAGGGTGTGCGCCAACGTGCTGGGCCTCGTCAAGGTCGGCCTGCCCCAGTACGACCAGTGCTGCCCCCTGCTGCAGGGGCtcgtcgacctcgacgccgccgtctgCCTCTGCACTGCGATCAAGGCCGATGTCCTCGGCATCCACCTCAACGTGCCCGTCAGCCTCAACCTCATCCTCAACAAGTGCGGCAAGATCTGCCCGGCCGACTTCACTTGCCCTCCGTAA
- the LOC117841090 gene encoding cortical cell-delineating protein, with translation MAPKPALFLALGLLFAVAAHGCTPYCPGPVVPTPPVVPTPSHGHGGRCPIDALKLRVCANVLGLVKVGLPQYDQCCPLLQGLVDLDAAVCLCTAIKADVLGIHLNLPVSLNLILNKCGKICPADFTCPQ, from the coding sequence ATGGCCCCCAAGCCTGCCCTCTTCCTTGCCCTCGGCCTCCTCTTCGCTGTTGCCGCCCATGGCTGCACACCCTACTGCCCCGGTCCAGTCGTCCCTACGCCGCCGGTCGTGCCGACGCCGTcccacggccacggcgggcgcTGCCCGATCGACGCGCTGAAGCTGAGGGTGTGCGCTAACGTTCTGGGCCTCGTCAAGGTCGGCCTACCCCAATACGACCAGTGCTGCCCCCTGCTGCAGGGGCtcgtcgacctcgacgccgccgtctgCCTCTGCACCGCGATTAAGGCCGATGTCCTCGGCATCCACCTCAACTTGCCCGTCAGCCTCAACCTCATCCTCAACAAGTGCGGCAAGATTTGCCCGGCCGACTTCACCTGCCCTCAGTAA